One Helianthus annuus cultivar XRQ/B chromosome 12, HanXRQr2.0-SUNRISE, whole genome shotgun sequence genomic region harbors:
- the LOC110931242 gene encoding uncharacterized protein LOC110931242 yields MHDIFNIGNSCKSDVLFGGKVFIFGGDFRQILPVVPNGGWLEIVNASLCSSYLWRKCKLLRLIRNMRLTIGRSTLEIQEINNFAKWLLDVGEGNVRGSNDGEATIEISPDLLIDSSSDPISSLIDCVYPSILDNYNDRNYFRDKAILAPKNEVVHEINDRLFSLFPGDEKEYLSSDSLCLTEDANPTQQRIYSPDVLNGLKVSDLPNHRLVLKVGFPVMLLRNINQRNGFCNGTRLKVTKL; encoded by the coding sequence ATGCATGACATTTTCAATATCGGGAATTCATGCAAATCTGATGTCCTATTTGGAGGTAAGGTTTTCATTTTTGGTGGTGACTTTCGACAAATATTACCTGTTGTTCCAAATGGTGGATGGCTAGAGATCGTGAATGCCTCATTATGTTCGTCGTATTTGTGGAGAAAATGTAAGTTGCTGAGGTTAATTAGAAACATGAGGTTAACCATTGGAAGATCTACATTGGAAATTCAAGAGATTAATAATTTTGCGAAATGGCTTTTGGATGTGGGTGAGGGAAACGTTCGTGGTTCGAATGATGGAGAAGCAACAATCGAAATATCACCGGATCTTCTAATTGACAGCTCATCTGACCCAATTTCTAGCCTAATTGATTGTGTTTATCCGTCAATCTTGGACAACTACAATGATCGTAATTACTTTAGAGATAAGGCTATACTTGCGCCTAAGAATGAGGTTGTCCACGAGATTAATGACAGATTGTTTTCGCTATTCCCAGGTGATGAAAAAGAGTATCTTAGTTCTGACAGTCTTTGCCTTACTGAAGATGCAAATCCTACACAACAAAGAATATACTCACCAGATGTGCTCAATGGTCTTAAAGTATCTGACTTACCAAATCATAGGTTAGTGCTTAAAGTTGGTTTTCCAGTAATGCTATTACGAAATATTAACCAACGAAATGGTTTCTGTAACGGTACAAGGTTAAAGGTTACAAAACTTTAA
- the LOC110928674 gene encoding importin beta-like SAD2 translates to MDLPNLAIVLQAALSPNPAERKAAEDSLNQYQYTPQHLVRLLQITVDGNCDIAVRQAASIHFKNFIAKNWSPLDPDEQSKILPSDKDLVRQNILLFVAQVPPLLRAQLGECLKTIIHADYPEQWPGLLHWVTHNLQDQQQVYGALFVLRILARKYEFKSDEERIPVYLVVEQTFPHLLNIFGNLVQIGNPSIEVADLVKLICKIFWSSIYLEIPKKLFDPNVFNAWMVLFLNMLERPVPLEGQPADPELRKSWGWWKVKKWTVHILNRLYTRFGDLKLQNPENKAFAQHFQKNYAGKILECHLNLLNAVRTGDYLPDRVTNLILQYLSNSISKTTMYNQLQPRLDVVLFEIIFPLMCFNDNDQTLWEEDPHEYVRKGYDIIEDLYSPRTAAMDFVSELVRKRGKENLQKFILFIVEIFKRYEAAPVELKPYRQKDGALLAIGALCDKLKQTEPYKSELEPMLVQHVFPEFVSPVGHLRAKAAWVAGQYAHVNFSDPNNFRKALQCVVAGMRDPELPVRVDSVFALRSFVESCKDLGEIRPILPQLLDDFFKLMDEVENEDLVFTLETIVDKFGEEMAPYALGLCQSLAAAFWKCINTCEGDEEADDPGALAAAGCLRAISTILESVSRLPHIFAHIEPTLLPIMRRMLTTDGQDVFEEVLEIVSYMTFFSPTISMDMWSLWPLLIEALADWAIDFFPNILVPLDNYISRSTVHYLTCKEPDYQQSLWNMLSNIMSDKNLEDNDIEPAPKLIEVVFQNCKGQVDHWVEPYIRLTVERLRVAERPYLKCLLVQVIADALYYNASLTLNVLQKLGVATEVFNLWFQMLQQTKRSGGRANFKREHDKKVCCLGLTSLLTLSADQLPGEALERVFKATLELLVAYKDQVAEAAKEGSEDDDGMNDDLETDDDEDDGSDKDMGVDAEDGDEADSLRLQRLAAQAKSFRPADDDDDDDDDDFSDDEDLQSPIDEVDPFVFFMDTAKALQASDQIRFQNLSQTLDFHYQALASGISQHADQRRVEIEKEKLEKASASAPAS, encoded by the exons ATGGATCTTCCAAATCTCGCTATTGTTCTGCAAGCAGCGCTCAGTCCCAATCCTGCTGAACGCAAAGCCGCTGAAGATAGCCTCAATCAG TATCAGTATACTCCTCAGCATCTGGTGAGGCTGCTGCAGATCACTGTAGATGGAAATTGTGATATTGCTGTTCGGCAGGCTGCCAGTATTCATTTTAAGAACTTCATTGCAAAAAATTGGTCACCTCTTGATCCAG ATGAACAATCCAAGATTTTGCCAAGTGATAAAGACTTGGTGAGGCAGAACATTCTTCTTTTTGTAGCACAAGTTCCTCCATTGTTGAG GGCACAGTTGGGTGAGTGCCTCAAGACGATAATACATGCTGATTATCCGGAACAATGGCCAGGTCTTTTGCATTGGGTGACACATAATTTGCAAGACCAGCAACAAGTATATGGAGCACTTTTTGTGCTTAGAATACTTGCTAGAAAATATGA GTTTAAGTCAGATGAGGAAAGGATTCCAGTTTACCTTGTTGTTGAACAGACATTTCCTCATTTGCTAAATATATTCGGCAATCTCGTTCAGATAGGAAATCCTTCAATTGAAGTAGCAGATTTAGTTAAACTTATCTGCAAAATATTCTGGTCTTCTATTTAT TTGGAGATTCCGAAGAAATTGTTTGACCCAAATGTGTTCAATGCTTGGATGGTCCTATTCTTAAATATGTTGGAAAGACCCGTTCCTTTAGAGGGTCAACCGGCCGATCCAGAGCTACGCAAGTCATGGGGATGGTGGAAGGTTAAAAAGTGGACAGTTCACATATTAAATCGCCTATATACTCG GTTTGGTGACCTTAAATTGCAAAACCCCGAGAATAAAGCCTTTGCTCAACACTTTCAGAAAAATTACGCAGGGAAAATTTTGGAGTGCCACCTCAACTTGTTGAATGCGGTTCGTACTGGTGACTACTTACCTGACAGAGTCACCAACCTTATTTTGCAATACTTGAGCAACAG CATTTCCAAGACTACAATGTACAATCAGCTCCAACCAAGACTTGATGTTGTTCTTTTTGAGATAATATTTCCGCTTATGTGCTTCAACGATAATGATCAAACCCTTTGGGAGGAAGATCCACATGAGTATGTGAGGAAGGGTTACG ATATTATTGAAGACCTATACAGTCCTAGGACTGCTGCAATGGATTTTGTAAGTGAGTTGGTAAGAAAACGTGGGAAAGAAAACCTTCAAAAGTTCATATTATTCATTGTAGAGATTTTTAAAAG ATATGAAGCAGCGCCAGTTGAGTTGAAACCTTATAGACAAAAAGACGGTGCGCTTCTCGCCATTGGAGCTCTGTGTGATAAATTGAAACAAACTGAACCATACAAATCTGAGCTTGAGCCCATGCTAGTGCAACATGTTTTCCCAGAGTTTGTCAGTCCTGTTGGCCATCTCAGAGCAAAG GCTGCATGGGTTGCCGGACAATACGCTCATGTTAATTTCTCTGACCCAAATAATTTCCGTAAAGCACTACAATGTGTAGTTGCTGGGATGCGTGACCCCGAGCTTCCAGTTCGTGTTGATTCTGTTTTTGCATTGCGTTCTTTTGTTGAATCTTGTAAAG ATCTAGGTGAAATCAGACCAATCCTTCCGCAGCTACTTGATG ATTTTTTCAAGCTAATGGATGAAGTTGAAAACGAAGATTTGGTGTTTACTCTCGAGACAATTGTTGACAAATTCGGAGAGGAAATGGCACCTTATGCTCTGGGCTTGTGCCAGAGTCTG GCTGCTGCATTTTGGAAATGTATCAATACTTGTGAAGGTGATGAAGAAGCAGATGATCCTGGTGCGTTAGCAGCTGCTGGTTGTTTACGTGCCATTAGTACAATTCTTGAATCCGTAAGCAGGCTGCCTCACATTTTTGCTCACATTGAGCCAACTTTACTACCAATAATGCGTCGCATGCTTACGACTGATGGGCAAG ATGTCTTTGAAGAAGTGTTGGAAATTGTATCATACATGACCTTTTTTTCACCAACAATATCCATGGATATGTGGAGTCTCTGGCCATTGCTTATCGAAGCTCTTGCTGATTGGGCTATTGACTTTTTCCCCA ATATCCTTGTCCCATTGGACAACTATATATCAAGGAGCACCGTGCATTATCTTACATGCAAGGAGCCAGACTACCAACAAAGTTTATGGAATATGCTTTCCAAT ATAATGAGTGATAAGAACTTGGAGGACAATGACATTGAACCTGCACCCAAGCTTATCGAAGTGGTGTTCCAGAACTGCAAGGGCCAGGTGGACCATTGGGTTGAGCCATATATTAGACTCACAGTTGAGCGTTTGCGTGTAGCAGAGAGACCATACTTGAAATGTCTTCTGGTGCAAGTT ATTGCTGATGCTCTTTACTATAATGCATCTTTGACACTCAACGTATTGCAAAAGCTTGGTGTCGCTACAGAAGTCTTTAATCTATGGTTCCAAATGTTGCAACAAACTAAGAGGAGTGGTGGACGTGCTAACTTTAAGCG GGAACATGATAAAAAAGTGTGCTGTTTGGGTTTGACATCTCTGCTTACGCTTTCTGCGGATCAGCTGCCCGGTGAGGCCTTGGAGCGGGTGTTCAAGGCAACACTCGAGCTTCTTGTTGCATATAAGGATCAAGTAGCAG AAGCTGCAAAGGAAGGATCGGAAGATGATGATGGTATGAATGATGATTTGGAAaccgatgatgatgaagatgatgggtCTGATAAGGATATGGGAGTTGATGCAGAGGATGGCGATGAAGCTGATAGCTTAAGACTTCAAAGATTAGCCGCACAG GCAAAGTCATTCCGTCCAgctgatgatgatgacgatgacgatgatgatgacttcAGCGATGACGAGGATTTGCAATCTCCTATTGATGAAGTTGATCCATTTGTTTTCTTTATGGATACTGCAAAAG CATTGCAAGCTTCAGATCAAATACGGTTCCAGAATCTATCGCAAACACTTGACTTCCATTATCAGGCGCTTGCAAGTGGTATCTCTCAGCATGCTGATCAACGACGAGTCGAAATTGAAAAAGAGAAGTTGGAGAAGGCATCTGCATCCGCACCTGCTTCTTGA